In Mercurialis annua linkage group LG5, ddMerAnnu1.2, whole genome shotgun sequence, a single genomic region encodes these proteins:
- the LOC126680652 gene encoding caffeoyl-CoA O-methyltransferase-like: MHQIPTKGILQSDALKEYIYKNVYPREHGELKNLREATVTKYGHRSVMAVPVDEGLFLTMLMKIMNPKKTLEIGVFTGYSLLATALRLANDAQVTAIDPNQEAYEVGLPFIQNAGVDHKINFIKSDAKSVLTKMLDDNKDVEEIDFAFVDAEKHKYKEYHEQLLKLVKVGGIIAYDDTLYFGFVAQPPNHAEENLKRAINGILELNEFLANDSRIEISQISIGGGLTLCRRLK, translated from the exons ATGCATCAAATTCCTACTAAGGGCATCCTTCAATCAGATGCTCTCAAAGAG TACATCTATAAAAATGTATATCCTAGAGAGCACGGGGAACTCAAAAATTTACGAGAGGCTACTGTGACCAAGTATGGACACAG AAGTGTAATGGCTGTGCCAGTTGATGAAGGGCTATTTCTGACGATGCTTATGAAAATAATGAATCCGAAGAAGACATTGGAAATTGGTGTTTTTACTGGTTATTCTCTCTTAGCAACCGCACTTAGGTTGGCCAATGATGCTCAG GTAACAGCAATAGATCCAAATCAAGAAGCTTATGAAGTTGGATTACCGTTCATTCAAAACGCAGGCGTAGATCACAAGATCAATTTCATCAAATCAGATGCCAAATCGGTTTTAACCAAAATGTTGGACGAC AATAAAGATGTAGAAGAAATTGATTTTGCATTTGTGGATGCTGAGAAACACAAGTACAAAGAATACCATGAACAATTGTTGAAGCTAGTGAAGGTTGGAGGAATAATCGCATACGATGATACCTTATATTTTGGCTTTGTTGCTCAACCACCAAACCATGCCGAAGAGAATCTCAAAAGAGCAATAAATGGCATATTGGAACTCAATGAATTTCTGGCTAACGATTCTCGCATTGAAATCTCACAAATTTCTATCGGAGGTGGTCTCACCTTATGCAGGCGTCTTAAATGA